A genome region from Perca fluviatilis chromosome 20, GENO_Pfluv_1.0, whole genome shotgun sequence includes the following:
- the mrpl33 gene encoding 39S ribosomal protein L33, mitochondrial, which yields MFLTTANLAKAKSKTILVQMMSAAGTGYFFNTKRNRLRDKLVLRKHDPFVNKHVLFFEKRKIKSI from the exons ATGTTTCTTACCACCGCAAATT tggcCAAGGCAAAATCAAA GACCATCTTGGTGCAGATGATGAGCGCTGCAGGGACAGGCTACTTCTTCAACACGAAGAGGAACCGTCTCCGAGACAAACTGGTGCTGCGCAAACATGATCCATTTG TGAACAAGCATGTCCTATTCTTTGAGAAGAGGAAGATCAAATCAATTTAA